One Rosa chinensis cultivar Old Blush chromosome 5, RchiOBHm-V2, whole genome shotgun sequence genomic region harbors:
- the LOC112203199 gene encoding E3 ubiquitin-protein ligase WAV3: MSRQYSLRSQGPSSHNICSICWSNLTNGQGQAIFTAECSHSFHYHCIANNVQHGNLCCPACRAKWNKNNLPFQVPPLQQNNKSKHGFADDEPLSSATLLKTSGPQNVTVKTHTETSAISAAESRPHYPVLVSICAPPLQDPDGEGRTPIDLVTILDVSGSMLGQKLELVKQAVKFVIENMGTSDRLSIVSFSTTSKRLLPLRRMTVKGRESAIQAVESLRADGGTDIAEGLKIGTHILEERRERNPVASIILLSDGQDNHCDNPSQMLKKLPASIRSSDMQHEIPVHTFGFGNDHDAKIMHAISNVSGGTFSYIESVGIIQDAFALCIGGLLSVVAQELRFTVRSASPGVKIVEIPSGRHVSQISDEQGVVDVGNMYAEEEKQFLVYLSVPQSAAPDTKTSLVDVLCVYKDLGSDEFIPVQGEKVEITRPDFCSPAEMAVSLEVDRQRNRLLVADAIGEAQRLAEMGNLEAARAVLTQRRETLMTSTAAKAGDDLSHMFETELKQIMDKMASMNLYEEVGRAYALSGMSSHARQRASARGNAAGSCLADKAGRKQLATKAAGRATFETPAMVRMVRKSQNKRKSGSK, encoded by the exons ATGTCGCGACAGTATAGTTTACGGTCTCAGGGTCCATCTTCTCAT AACATTTGCTCCATCTGCTGGAGTAACTTGACAAACGGGCAAGGCCAAGCCATCTTCACTGCCGAGTGCTCACACTCTTTCCACTACCATTGCATTGCCAACAATGTCCAGCATGGAAATCTTTGCTGCCCTGCCTGCAGAGCAAAatggaataaaaataatttaccTTTCCAAGTTCCCCCTCTTCAACAAAATAACAAGAGTAAACATGGCTTCGCCGATGATGAACCTCTCTCGTCCGCCACACTCCTCAAAACTTCTGGCCCCCAGAATGTAACAGTCAAGACTCATACAGAGACCTCTGCTATCTCTGCTGCCGAATCACGCCCCCATTATCCTGTTCTAGTTAGCATTTGTGCACCACCCCTTCAAGATCCCGATGGTGAAGGCCGTACACCCATTGACCTTGTTACAATTCTGGACGTAAGCGGTAGCATGCTTGGCCAAAAGCTTGAACTTGTCAAGCAAGCTGTCAAATTCGTCATTGAAAACATGGGGACTTCGGACAGACTGTCTATAGTATCATTCTCAACAACTTCTAAACGACTCCTTCCTCTCCGTAGAATGACTGTTAAGGGCCGTGAAAGTGCAATCCAAGCTGTCGAATCTCTTAGAGCAGATGGTGGAACTGACATTGCAGAAGGACTCAAGATAGGAACTCATATCCTTGAGGAGCGAAGGGAAAGGAACCCTGTTGCTAGCATCATCCTCTTATCGGATGGCCAAGATAACCACTGTGACAACCCAAGCCAAATGTTGAAGAAATTGCCTGCTTCAATTCGTTCTAGTGACATGCAACATGAAATCCCAGTCCACACATTTGGGTTTGGCAACGACCATGATGCAAAGATTATGCATGCTATATCTAATGTATCAGGGGGAACGTTTTCGTACATTGAATCAGTTGGCATAATACAAGACGCTTTTGCTCTGTGCATTGGTGGTCTTCTCAGTGTTGTGGCTCAGGAACTTCGCTTCACGGTGAGGtcagcatcacctggggtgaAGATCGTGGAAATACCATCAGGGAGACATGTCAGTCAGATTTCTGATGAGCAAGGTGTTGTTGATGTTGGAAATATGTATGCAGAAGAGGAGAAACAGTTTCTGGTGTACCTCTCAGTTCCACAATCCGCAGCTCCAGATACCAAGACGTCTTTGGTAGACGTTTTATGCGTGTACAAAGATCTTGGTTCAGATGAGTTTATCCCGGTCCAAGGTGAGAAAGTAGAGATAACGAGACCTGATTTTTGTTCTCCTGCAGAAATGGCAGTGTCTTTGGAGGTTGATCGGCAGCGGAACAGACTTTTGGTGGCTGATGCTATTGGAGAGGCACAAAGGTTGGCTGAAATGGGCAATCTGGAGGCTGCACGGGCGGTTTTGACTCAGCGAAGAGAAACTCTCATGACATCAACAGCAGCCAAAGCTGGGGATGATCTGAGTCATATGTTTGAAACTGAGCTTAAACAAATCATGGATAAAATGGCAAGTATGAATTTGTATGAAGAGGTGGGGCGTGCTTACGCTCTCTCAGGGATGAGTTCCCATGCACGGCAGAGGGCCTCGGCTAGGGGTAACGCAGCAGGCTCGTGCCTGGCCGACAAGGCAGGTCGCAAACAACTTGCTACTAAAGCAGCGGGTCGTGCTACTTTTGAAACACCCGCTATGGTTAGAATGGTAAGAAAATCACAGAATAAGAGGAAGTCTGGTTCTAAATAA